One Triticum dicoccoides isolate Atlit2015 ecotype Zavitan chromosome 3B, WEW_v2.0, whole genome shotgun sequence genomic window, TCGAGGTCCTGGTAAAGAAGTGGGAGGAGGAGAAGCGAGAAGGGGCGGCAACCAAgatatggagaagttcgatgacatCATGCTGAAGAAGGTGGGGGCATGCGTCAAGCGCCATGACATCAAAAAGGAAAGAGAAGGAGGGGAGATTTGACATCTTCATGACGGCGACGGGGAAGAAGATCAACCTCGGAAAGAAGAAGACCAAACTCGAAGAGAAGAAGACTAAATGTGAAGAGTGCAAGGTTGAGCTCGTGGCCGCTGCGCAGAAAACCAAAATGTGGACTATGAAAATGGACGAGTTAGATCCCAATGCGGTGAAGATTGTTCCAGCCATTCACCCAAAAATGTGAAGCGCTTGGCGGCAGAGACGAAGGATGCAGATGCCGTAGAGGAGCCGGTCTGGGCGGCAAAATTGACGTTGTTTTGCACGTACCGCGGACTGAAATTTTCATAATCAAGCGCATGTAAAAGCTTGTGAACGTGCGACTCACGTTTTGTTTTTAAAGATTGCATCAGTATGCACTTTTATTTGCTCATCAAATTGCTATCGATCAACATCTGTacttcaaatatatttgaatggggtTGAACCTGAACAGACGTTTTGAATAATATGTGGTTGAATAACCGGCTCCTGTGTTTATGTCCGTGTCCGCGTCCGAATGTGTCCACAGACGAGACCCATCACGACGCATGTTGCCTTGCACTGTTGCGGCATCTTTGAACATTCAACATCTAGCATAGGAACAGCAGTGAGCAGTGAGCAGAGCCCCCGCTGGCCTGACCCTTTTCCCATTGTAGGCAGACCAACACGAGCCGATGATCTATCGCCGTACAAGGTACGTACCAATCGCCACGCAATTTCATTTGGTCGCGGTGGTTTACACCTATAGTGGCCACTGGCCAGTGCACGTACAACAGTACAAAAGGTACTATAGCTATTCGTGTGAGCAggatgggtggtggagttggtcaccGACACGTCATCTTACAGAAAAGAAGTCTCATTCCATCTCTCCCGGCTAGCGACATCTTGTCGGCAGCGTTCGTTTCACATTTTCGGTCTCTTCTCCATGGCGTCGTGATTTTATTAATCACCGAGAAGAGGGGCCATCTCACCCGCAAAAGAAAAGAGAGGACGTCTCATTTTCATGAGTGCAAGATAGCTGGAATCATTcgttagattttcttttctttgaTGGGGTATTCGTTAGATTTTATTAATCTTTCCACGTCATCCATGATGATGAAGATTCACGCGTCAAGGACATGTTGCTGGACTTGTAAACATGTCGCAAAGGTGAAAGGTTCGGCCCGTTTCTATTTTTTGAAAACACAATACAAACGTAGACACTCACACATGCACATCACACTGATGCAGAGGACGGAGATGATCCTCTTTCAAGAAAAATAGAGTCATAGACGCACAGATGTTCACCTGTCTATGAATGCTTGTGCGCATACGCATTCCATCCCTATGATCAACTTTGAATGATTGAGCCGGTATATCTTAAGTTTGACAAAGTCATCATGGTCGTCTCGTAGTTGACTGGAACACCATCTCCAACCGGTAATCGGAAATactaaaataaatagaagaaaaatgtGAGCACCTGAGTAAAATTTAGAACTTGAACCCGGATGGGCTAACTCCATCACAAGGAACCTAACCATCTAAGTTACACTTATTCACACCTCGTTTCTAATCTAATATGGTAATGAGTAACCCTAGCTTCTTTTTTTTTACCGAGAGTAAACTAGCGCTAGCATGTTATCAAGACAGAGCAAGATGAGCACCTCCCAGTCAGTGGCGGAGCTTGCAGCCCAAACATGGGCCGGCCAACAAGAAGAACATAGCTTATGGGCTGCTATTTTAAAGCCCAAGAGTAGGTGTATACTGTATAAAAGTTCATGGGCTGGGCGGGCCACGACCCATTCAGCCTTGCCGAAGCTCCGCCAGTGCTCCCAGTCCCGCTCCCGCCAGAGTTGTGACGGCGTGCATGGGTGATAGCTGGGATGTTGTGGCGACGTCTAAAATGACACGACACGACGAGCAATACATTGGGGTTGACATGGCTGAAGCATGCGACATGATGTTCGATAAATAGATCAAAAGTTTTTCCCGCAAAGAAAATCTATCAATTGGTTGCATTGCCGATTATCATACTGTCTTGAGTGCATTAGATAAGAAAGTGGGAGATGACCTGAGCATCCATAAAAACAAATTAAGATGATCATCATTGGGCCTCAATGTTATAGGGCCCGGTAATGGGACGCAGTGACGCTGTTAaatccggcagatctcgggtagggggtcccgaactaaggGTATTGAGACGATGATAACAAGGACACATGTTTATCCAGGTTAGATGGAGAGATAAATCATACGTTATGCTTGTATTTTATTGCTTTTAGTGGAGTACAAAGTATAGTTGATCTACCCTAAGATTGTTGTGTGTCTTTTATGAGCCCTACTCATCGGTTTATATAgatgccggaggggggggggggcgctaggGTTAATTCCTAGTCAGCTACTTACAAAGAGAACGAATTGTAGACAACTTCAAACAACTTGGAGTATATGGGAAACCTTCCTTTCATATGCCATGAGTCGTTTCGACGTGGCCCACTGTTGAACCgacatggggtcctcggcccagcTTGCTAAACCGAGAGACAACATGGTGAGAGACACCCAGCTGGGACACTGTCACACAGAGTTTCTACTCACGAGCTCAAATACTCCCTCATGAACAGTAAAAATCAAACAAAAGGTAAAAATAATAAGTAGATCTGTTTTTGAAAATAAACATTGACAATTGTCTATATACACACATTTTTTTATGAAGGAAAAACATTCCTAAATGCTCTGGGAAAGGAACAAAACCGATACTCCAAAAATACTATTTTGAAGGTATGTTGGGGCATTATTTTGTTACAGAACGTTAGGAAGGTGTTTTTTACGGAAATTTGCACATATGTACAAAATTTGTCGATGTTTGTTGCCAATAAAATTCATTATTATTactattttattttacttttcattttttttaaattacaaGTGTCTGAAGAGTGCCGGGTACTCCCATTTTCTGGAGTGGTTGGTTGGGTATGCATTTTACGATGTCTGAAGAGTGCCGGGTACTCCTACCATTTTGTATGATTAAGGAGATGCAGCACCCAGCTGGTGCGCATGCGTGGCCTGCTTCCCGTGTCGAAACTGCAGACGGTTGTGCTGACGTAGGCACCATGACGAAGTTGGAGAGCTATTCGTTGGGAATCACTGGTGGGCACGACGAACACGCGTGCGCGGTCGACCATGAAGTTTTGATTCATGCAGAGCACCACTCGACTACACGATGACACACACTGACAATTCTCGATGCATCCGAATCGACCGTGTGATGTTTCGGGCATCCTTGAAAGTTCCACATCTACAAACAGACGAGGAGCAGTGCCAGTGCCACGCAATTCTCGTTGGGTCCCGGTGCTTCACACCTGCAGTGCGTACGTAGCCAGTGCGCGTACGTACGTGCGTACAACGGTACAAAGTACAGCTCTCGTGAGCAGGATGGGATGGGTGGTGGAGTCAGTCGCCGTCCCGTCTTAAAAAAAAGGCAGCGCCTTTTTTTTCACCGCTCTCTAAATTGTTCTCCAACCGGTGGCCATTCTTTCTGGGGATCATATAAGCGTGGGCGGTTCTTTTCTTCCGAGACACTCACTCGTCCAGACCACCCGCGACAGCGCCCACCGCTCACCCACCAAGCAAAGGAACACACGCGCAACGACCGCCCCCGCGCGCGCGGTGGTGACCATGGACGCGCCGAGCGCCACCGCCAAGCGCAAGCGCTCCTCCCCCGCCCCGGCCCCCGTCGGCGTCGACGACGTGTCGGACGCCGAGGTCGAGGAGTTCTACGCCATCCTGCGCCGCATGCGCGATGCCTCGCGCCGGCTCGTCTCGGGCGGGGTCGCCGCGGCcacggcccgcgccgccccggccccgcgcgcgcccgcctggtgccccagCTTCTCCTGGGAGGACTtcgcgccgcccgccccgccgccgcctcctccctcgcagcagcagcagcgggaGCCCGCCGACGAGCGCGTCGCCGAGAACGGCACGCCGCCGCGGCGGCCGGTCCTCCGCGGCCTCGAcctcaacgccgagccggagcccgAGGTGCAAGCCTAGAGTAGAGCCGCACGGATGACGAGGACGACCCCTGGCCTCGGCGCGCCCCCGCAGCTCGGCGTGCGCACGGACGGACGGACGCGCGCGCGCTGGCCGGCGGCGACACTCTCCATGCTCCTCTGTACCACCGCCCGCCGCCCGGCCGGCGCTTAGCAAACTGATCACCGTCATCATTTGTTAGTTACCTTACCAGTGGTAATTCGGTATGTTTAAACCAACATTAGTACTGTAGTACGACTACTTACTACTTAATTTCTTCAGAGACGTACGTGCACATGGAAGGGTTACTGCTGTACCGTTGCTTCATTATTGGTGCCTGCTTGACTCAAATGATTTTCTAGCTTAATCACAGCCCTATTATTGCCAATGCTGAGATCGGTAGTTTCAGTTTTTTTGGACGCTTGTATCTGAATTTTCCTTCCCTTTTGAGACGAATTAGTAGGAGTTTTTTTAATGTTAAATACAATATTTAGCAAATTATATTACTCTCTAGGACAATAATATGGATCGGGGGAGTAGTTTTTATCCCAAGGCTCAATGCTTTATGTGCAAGTTAATTTGTGGTCCAATCTTTCTGAATAACCGACAGCGAAGTAAACAATATCCTACAAACTTGCTCTTCTACGTACCTTTTAGAAAAGGAAATAGAACACCAGAATTAATTGACGAGGACAAGCTTGGTGGTCATCTTTATTTGTTGATATGTCCCTACTTTTTCTATATATTATTTGTGCTTGCTTAATTTGCACGGCTTTAACCACAGCCCTGCTACTGCCAGGTCTGAGATTGATGTCTTCCTCCTGAAGGAATTATTTACGCGTTCTCCTTCTCTTTCCACAATAATAAATTTATTTTTCTGCTGAATTAAATAACCAATACTCGGTATAAAATTTTGAATTAGCGCAGTGTTTTGTCGCCAAAACAAAAACTGGTTAATTTGTGGTTTGAAGAGCGCGGTGAATCGGCGTTTTAAAAAAAAAAGACTACTGTGTGTCAATATCCTGCACCCTGGTGTCGTCTCATCTCACCCTATTTTATTTAGGACAAGAAAGTTGAGCGTAGTCATGTTTTACTTTTATAATATTTATTGATGGATCGATTCCTAGACACTAGGAGTAGTAAGAGCAGAACTTAATTTGCACAGTTGAATCCCGCAAGAAAGATGAAACCTCGTAGTCTAAATATTGCAGCACCATCtttctcaaaaaaaagaaaaaattgtaGCACGATCGTTTCAGTTTGGTGGTCTGCTGGCCGTGGAGTCACATTCTGAGTACGTCACGCGCACCATGGCAGCATGACCTAACCACTCGGGCCGTGTCACTATTCTACCCGGTCAGGAGAACTGCTCGCTTTATTCGTTCATAGACGACTACGTACAGTCCAGCAACAGTAATAAAAGAGATATGAACACAAGGTATCAATCGTGGGGAAAATATCTGGTGCTCCGTGCGACCTCAGCCGTTGGATCTCAAATCCAACAGCTCATGTGAGATGGTGAACATTTTTGTAAGAAAGCCCTCATAGAATCTAAAAAATGCGAACAAGTACAGCAGCTACAGCAGCTTCTCATACGCCGTTGGATCTGAGATCCGATGACccaaaagcccgtatcatgggagcacCTAAGCTCCCGTATCACAGGATACTCGTATAGTGGCTAGTGCCGCCACTTTCATCCTTGGCCGCCCGTCCGTCGAGCGGCCAGCATCTCCCTCGTACTACTACATACTGTGGGAGGGCAATATAATGAGGTGAGAATGTATTCCGCTTGTCCCATCGTGAGAAGAAACCGGTTTTGTCAAAAGGAGTAGCTAGCTTGCCCCTTGGGCTTGGGTGAAGGTTGCAAGCAACTTAATTAGGCCATAGTGTCGTAGATGCCGTACCATTAGGTGCTGAAGGTAGGCCGAGAAATCAACTCTGTACTGCTAAAAGGAGATCAGCGGGAAGCCAGGAATAAGTTGAGCACATGGCCATCATATAAGAAATCTTATTGTAGGAACGTAGGACGTAGCAGTACTAGCATATGGTATAGACCAAGACTTTGCACGGTGCCAAACTCTCTGCAGTCAAGTCAAACTAAATACTTATATCTTTGGTAAATTAACAGAAGGGTAGCTGGCTAATTTTCTACCACCGGCGCCTAGATTTTCCTTTGCTTGGGGAAGCATTGGATTCCACGCAAAAGTTAGGGCCGTATTCGTACGAGGAGCACTGGTTCTTTCTACATGTGACACCGGCGGCTACGGCTACAGTTTTGTTGCTAACTTGGCCGGCAATTTCACATGCCCCACTTCAATAAAA contains:
- the LOC119274487 gene encoding protein NEGATIVE REGULATOR OF RESISTANCE-like — translated: MDAPSATAKRKRSSPAPAPVGVDDVSDAEVEEFYAILRRMRDASRRLVSGGVAAATARAAPAPRAPAWCPSFSWEDFAPPAPPPPPPSQQQQREPADERVAENGTPPRRPVLRGLDLNAEPEPEVQA